The proteins below come from a single Pleuronectes platessa chromosome 1, fPlePla1.1, whole genome shotgun sequence genomic window:
- the LOC128442725 gene encoding globoside alpha-1,3-N-acetylgalactosaminyltransferase 1-like — MLPMPGNATGRTDVLTMTSWSVPVVWEGTFNPVLLDSLYQGTSLTIAATVFAQGKYIRFLKRFLETMEQHFFTGFNVHVFVYTDQPNEVLQVKMASGRQLTVKTVPTVNRWQDISASRLFLVQALIDDELLDYADFIFCLDVDSEFHGHWGTESLGDLVGVLHPGYYKAHRSALPYERRPISKAYMAPEEGDFYYCGGAFGGNLQEVQRLSRTCIINFWDDRTKGIEAAWQEESHINRYMWINKPSKILSPEYLWQDFAAREPEIHIIRFSGVAKNYAEIRPNV; from the exons ATGCTGCCTATGCCAGGAAACGCCACTGGTCGTACTGACGTGCTGACGATGACGTCCTGGTCGGTTCCAGTGGTTTGGGAGGGAACCTTCAACCCGGTTCTCCTCGACAGCCTCTACCAGGGGACGAGCCTCACCATCGCAGCCACTGTGTTTGCCCAGGGAAA GTACATTAGGTTCCTGAAAAGGTTTCTGGAGACCATGGAGCAGCACTTCTTCACTGGTTTCAATGTGCATGTGTTCGTCTATACTGACCAGCCAAACGAGGTGCTCCAAGTCAAAATGGCCAGCGGCAGACAG CTGACGGTGAAAACAGTGCCAACCGTTAACCGTTGGCAGGATATCAGTGCCAGCAGGCTGTTTCTGGTGCAGGCCCTAATAGATGATGAGCTTCTTGACTACGCCGACTTCATTTTCTGTCTGGATGTGGACTCCGAATTCCACGGCCATTGGGGCACGGAGTCATTGGGAGATCTGGTCGGTGTGCTCCATCCAG GTTACTACAAAGCCCACCGCAGCGCACTCCCCTATGAGCGGCGGCCTATCTCCAAAGCCTACATGGCTCCTGAGGAAGGGGACTTCTACTACTGTGGGGGGGCATTCGGAGGCAACCTGCAGGAAGTACAACGGCTTTCCCGAACCTGCATCATCAACTTTTGGGATGATCGTACAAAAGGCATCGAGGCAGCCTGGCAGGAGGAGAGTCATATTAACAG GTATATGTGGATCAATAAGCCCAGTAAGATTCTGTCACCTGAGTACCTGTGGCAAGACTTTGCAGCCCGCGAGCCTGAAATTCACATCATAAGATTCTCTGGAGTTGCAAAAAACTACGCAGAGATCCGACCGAATGTCTGA